In Rhizobium sp. BG4, the genomic stretch GGCGAGACCGCCGAGGATGCTGGCCTTGCCGGCGGCCTCGGACGTATGCATCGGCTGCGGGTCGAACTCGGTGGCGAACTCGATGATCTCTTCGGCCGTCACCGGAATCGGGCCGAGCGGAAAGCTGCGGCCCGGTTCGAAGTCTTCAAATGCTAGCTTCATTTCGCTTCGCCCTCCCAGCGATCGCGCGAACGCCTGCTAAAGCGCGGACGCTTACGTGTTGAAGCGGAAGTGGATCACGTCGCCGTCGGCAACGATATATTCCTTGCCTTCGTCGCGGCCCTTGCCGGCTTCCTTGGCGCCGACTTCACCCTTGAAGGCGATGTAGTCGTCGTAGCCGATGGTGAAGGCGCGGATGAAGCCGCGTTCGAAATCGGTGTGGATGACGCCGGCGGCCTGCGGGGCCTTGGTGCCGCGCACGATCGTCCAAGCGCGCGTTTCCTTCGGACCGACGGTGAAATAGGTGATCAGGTCGAGCAGGTGGTAACCGGCGCGGATCAGGCGGTCGAGACCGGCCTCCTCGAGGCCGAGCGCGGAGAGGAATTCCTTGGATTCTTCTTCCGGCAGCTGCGCCACTTCGGATTCGATCGCGGCCGAGATGATGACGCATTCGGCGCCCTGCTTCTCGGCCATTTCGGCGACGGCCTTGGTGTGCTCGTTGCCGGTGGAGGCGTCGGCCTCGGCGACGTTGCAGACGTAGAGGACCGGATGTGAGGTCAGGAGGTTGAGGCCCTTGAGGATCTCGATTTCCTCGGGCGCCAGCGTCTTCAGGAGAAGACGGGCGGGCTTGCCCTCGTTGAGGAGCTTGACCACGGCTTCCATGATCGGCAGCTGCGCCACGGAATCCTTGTCCTTGCTGGCGGCGCGCTTGCGGGTCTGCTCGACGCGGCGCTCCAGGCTTTCGAGGTCGGCGAGCATCAGCTCGGTCTCGATCGTGTCGGCGTCTCCAACCGGATTGATGCGGCCTTCGACATGGGTGATGTCGTCGTCCTCGAAGCAGCGCAGCACATGCACCACGGCATCGACTTCGCGGATGTTGGCGAGGAACTTGTTACCGAGACCTTCACCCTTCGAGGCGCCGCGCACCAAGCCGGCGATATCGACGAAGGAAATGCGGGTCGGGATGATTTCCTTGGAGCCGGCAATCGCCGCCAGCTTCTGCATGCGCGCGTCGGGAACGGCGACTTCGCCGGTGTTCGGCTCGATCGTGCAGAAGGGATAGTTTGCCGCCTGCGCCGCCGCCGTCTTGGTGAGCGCGTTGAAGAGGGTCGACTTGCCGACATTCGGCAGACCGACGATACCGCATTTGAAGCCCATGGCTGAATGTCCGTATTCGCTGAAATCGTTGCCTTGCCTATGGGGGAATGGCGCCCCGCGGTCAAGACTTGCGATGATCTGCGGGGCATCAACCTTGCCGGTAAGGCGGATTTGCCTTACTTTTGCGGGGGTAGGAGTGATCTGATGGTGCGCCTGAAAGTTACCGCTGAGAACCAGATCACTCTCGATCAAGCAATCCTTGAGCATCTCGGCATTGGACCGGGAGACGAAATTGAACTTACTCTCCAGCCGGGCGGATTTTCGATAGTCGACGCTGGCGCCAAGGAGCGTCAAATCGAGCCTGACAATAGGAAGCTGCCGATCGAGGCCATTTTTGGTATGTTGGAGAACACGACAGGTAAGCGCTATACAATCGATGAGCTTAACAAGGCTATCGAAGAAGGTTGGGCAGGCAAGAGATAGCGGTTGCCCGGGCTAAATCAGGCTTGAATTGCAAAGCGCTTCGGCCAAATTAACAACTGTGCAGTCGCACACCCCCTATCATCGACGGTGGACTTCCCATGAGTGACAACGACGTTGTCTTGAAGCCAAAAACCAAGATCAAGCCAAAGCTGGAAAAGCCGAAGCTCTACAAGGTGATGCTGTTCAACGACGATTATACGCCGCGTGAATTCGTCACCATGGTGCTGAAGGCTGTGTTCAAGATGAGCGAAGGGGCCGGCTACAGGATCATGCTGACCGCCCACAAGATGGGGTCGAGCGTTGTGGTCGTCTGTACCAAGGATATCGCCGAGACCAAGGTCAAGGAGGCGATGGACTATGCCAAAGAAGCGGGCTTTCCGCTGATGCTGACGGCCGAACCGGAAGAATAGTTTGGCGATCTCTTAACCAGTCCTCTTCATCGGATCTCCGCTGTTTTGCCGCAGGATAGGCGAAACGAGGAGGCGCTCATGCCTGCTGAAGCGGCGACCTGGCATTATTTCGTGGCGGCGGCGATCTTTGCGCTGCTCGGTGCCATCGGCCATGTCTGCCGGGCGGTGTTCAACGTGCTGCCCGATCGCATCACCGACAGGCCGCTGATGGATCTGCCGCTCTCCAGCGGCTACAATCTTCCCGACCTGCTGTTCGGCACCGAATATGACGACAACGGCTACTACCGGCTAGACAGCCTGAAGAATTTCCGGATCTCGGTGATGCTGAGCACAGTCGGCGGTCTGCTGGTCATGCTGTTTTCGCCGGGAGCCTCGGGCGCGATTGCCTGGATGATCGACAGCGGGTTTTCGGCGCTGTGGAACCTCTTTCTCTACCGGCTGCACAGCATCGGCCTATAGGTGTCAGCGGCCGGCGGGGCGGCGAACCTGATAGCCGGTCTTGTCCTGCGTGAAGCCGCAGTTCTCGTAGAAGCGCAGGGTCGACGGTGTTTTCGAGCCGGTCAGCAGCATCACCTTGTAGCAGCCGGCCTGCCAAGCGGTTTCGATCGCATGGGCGATCAGCGCGGCGCCATAGCCCTTCTTGCGATGGGCCGACAGCGTCACGACGTTTTCGATCAGCGCGTAGGGGGCGCCTGCGCGCGTTAAATTGGGGATGACCGAGAGGGTGACGGTTGCTGCGGCTTCCTCACCTGAAAAGCCGATGAAGATCTGCATGCCGGGCTGGGCGAGGATGGCATCCATCTGCTTTTCGGCGACAGCTGGTTCCAGCGGCGGATCGGACGGGTTCAGTTCGGCATAGAGCGCGAGCAGGGCGGCGAGGTCGCCGGCCCCGGCGGTGCGAATGGCCAGCGCTTCGCTCATGTGATCAGTCGCCCTTGTTGCCGAGCAGTTTCTTCAGCATCTCGGCCATCGGGCCGGTGGCCGGCAGGATCTTCGGCTGGTTGTGGTTGCGGGCCTGATGGATATGGGATTTCGCCGCAGGCTTCTTCTCGGCCTTCGGCTTTTCCTCTTCCGCCTTGCCGCCGACGGCGAGCGCCAGCTTGTTCATCAGCTGTGAATCCTCATTGCGCACCAGCATACCGGCATTATCGGCCAGGGCGTCGAGCAGCGGTTCCAGCCAGCTCTGGTCGGCCTTGGCGAAGTCGCCGAGAACATGATGCTGCACCATTTCCTTGACACCGGGATGACCGATGCCGAGGCGCAGGCGGCGGTATTCGCGGCCGCAATGGGCGTCGAGCGACTTGATGCCGTTATGGCCGCCATGGCCGCCGCCGGTCTTCAGCCGCGCCTTGCCGGGCGCCAGGTCGAGTTCGTCATAGATGGCGACGAGGTCGGAGGGCTGCAGCTTGTAGAAGCGCATGGCTTCGCCGACGGATTCGCCCGAGAGGTTCATGTAGGTCTGCGGCTTAATCAGCAGCACCTTCTCGCCCTCGAGCTCGCCTTCGGCGATCTCGGCCTTGAACTTCTTCGACCAGGGCGAAAAGCTGTGGCGGCGGTAGATGGCATCGAGCGCCATGAAGCCGATATTGTGCCGGTTGCCGGCATATTTGCTGCCGGGATTGCCGAGACCCGCGATGATCAGCATAGCCAATCCATTCCTTGAAACGATGATGCCCGTTTCACCACCGCGAAACGGGCACGAAGTCAAGCGCTAAGGGGCGAATGCGCCTCAGTGCAGCAGAGTGAGGCCGTATTTCTGGAAGATCTGCCGCTGCGTGCCGTCGGCGATCAGTTTGTCGAGGGCGACCTGCATCCTGCGCCTGAGATCGTCGGGGAAATCCTTCTGGCAGGCGATGCCCATCGGCTGGGTCGACAGCACTGTCACCATCTCCAGCGGCTGTTCCTGCTTCAGCTTGTCGAAATAGAGCTCGGAGATCGGCATCATGTCGATGCGGCCGCCCAGCAGCTTGCGCAGCGTCGCGTTGAAGTCGCTGGCTACGTCGAGCTTGGTGAAGCCCTTCTCCTTCAGCGTCGTCTCCGTATAGTCCTCGCGCTGGGTGCCGACCGTATATTGCTTGGCCTCGTCGAGTGTATCAGCCTTGACGCCGGAACCGGTCTTGGTGATCAGGATGTTGCGGTCGACGAGCAGGGGCTCGATCCACTTGAACAGCGGATCGCGGGTGCTGTTATGGGCGGTGGCGAAGACGCAGGTCATCGGCGTCGTCTGCGCCATGCCATAGGCACGCGCCCAGGGAACCAGCTCCAGCGTATAATCGACGCCGATATCGGCCATCACCTTTTCGACCTGCTCGACGGTCGCGCCCTTGATCACCTTGCCGTCGCGGTAGTTGAACGGCGCATATTCTTCCGTGAAGAAGGACACCGTCTCGGCGGCAGCTGCTGTGGGCAACATCAGAAAGGCGAGAAGCAGCAGCTTTTTCATTCGCATGGCTCCGTCGTTGGTTTTATGAGGCACGCGCCACGAAGGGGATCACACCGCTCAGTTTCTCGATCAGCTGCGCTGCAGTCTGCGGCCTGTGGAAGAGATAGCCCTGTCCATAGTCCAGCCCCATCTGCTGCAGCGTGCGGCATTCCTCTTCGGTCTCGATACCTTCGGCAATCACAGTGCAGTTCATCTTGTGCGACAGCGTGGTGATCGCCTCGATCAGCATGCGGCTCTTGTGGCCGACATTGTCGTTGGCGTCGTTGATCGCGCGGGTGAACGACTGGTCGATCTTGATGATATCAACCGGGAAGCGATTGAGGTAGCTCAAAGACGAGTAGCCTGTGCCGAAATCGTCGAGTGCGATGCGGCAGCCGAAGCGGCGCAGCTCCGTCACGATCATGCGGATCTGCGGGTTGTCGTGCATCAGCACGGCTTCGGTGATTTCGACGACGATGCGTTCCGGGCGGATGCCATGGCGGCCGAGCAGGCCGGCGAGCCGCGAGGGGAGGGCTGCCTCGAACTGCAACGGCGAGAA encodes the following:
- the pth gene encoding aminoacyl-tRNA hydrolase encodes the protein MLIIAGLGNPGSKYAGNRHNIGFMALDAIYRRHSFSPWSKKFKAEIAEGELEGEKVLLIKPQTYMNLSGESVGEAMRFYKLQPSDLVAIYDELDLAPGKARLKTGGGHGGHNGIKSLDAHCGREYRRLRLGIGHPGVKEMVQHHVLGDFAKADQSWLEPLLDALADNAGMLVRNEDSQLMNKLALAVGGKAEEEKPKAEKKPAAKSHIHQARNHNQPKILPATGPMAEMLKKLLGNKGD
- a CDS encoding AbrB/MazE/SpoVT family DNA-binding domain-containing protein, coding for MSVFAEIVALPMGEWRPAVKTCDDLRGINLAGKADLPYFCGGRSDLMVRLKVTAENQITLDQAILEHLGIGPGDEIELTLQPGGFSIVDAGAKERQIEPDNRKLPIEAIFGMLENTTGKRYTIDELNKAIEEGWAGKR
- the ychF gene encoding redox-regulated ATPase YchF — translated: MGFKCGIVGLPNVGKSTLFNALTKTAAAQAANYPFCTIEPNTGEVAVPDARMQKLAAIAGSKEIIPTRISFVDIAGLVRGASKGEGLGNKFLANIREVDAVVHVLRCFEDDDITHVEGRINPVGDADTIETELMLADLESLERRVEQTRKRAASKDKDSVAQLPIMEAVVKLLNEGKPARLLLKTLAPEEIEILKGLNLLTSHPVLYVCNVAEADASTGNEHTKAVAEMAEKQGAECVIISAAIESEVAQLPEEESKEFLSALGLEEAGLDRLIRAGYHLLDLITYFTVGPKETRAWTIVRGTKAPQAAGVIHTDFERGFIRAFTIGYDDYIAFKGEVGAKEAGKGRDEGKEYIVADGDVIHFRFNT
- a CDS encoding GNAT family N-acetyltransferase, which produces MSEALAIRTAGAGDLAALLALYAELNPSDPPLEPAVAEKQMDAILAQPGMQIFIGFSGEEAAATVTLSVIPNLTRAGAPYALIENVVTLSAHRKKGYGAALIAHAIETAWQAGCYKVMLLTGSKTPSTLRFYENCGFTQDKTGYQVRRPAGR
- the clpS gene encoding ATP-dependent Clp protease adapter ClpS; protein product: MSDNDVVLKPKTKIKPKLEKPKLYKVMLFNDDYTPREFVTMVLKAVFKMSEGAGYRIMLTAHKMGSSVVVVCTKDIAETKVKEAMDYAKEAGFPLMLTAEPEE
- a CDS encoding transporter substrate-binding domain-containing protein, whose translation is MKKLLLLAFLMLPTAAAAETVSFFTEEYAPFNYRDGKVIKGATVEQVEKVMADIGVDYTLELVPWARAYGMAQTTPMTCVFATAHNSTRDPLFKWIEPLLVDRNILITKTGSGVKADTLDEAKQYTVGTQREDYTETTLKEKGFTKLDVASDFNATLRKLLGGRIDMMPISELYFDKLKQEQPLEMVTVLSTQPMGIACQKDFPDDLRRRMQVALDKLIADGTQRQIFQKYGLTLLH